The Procambarus clarkii isolate CNS0578487 chromosome 7, FALCON_Pclarkii_2.0, whole genome shotgun sequence genome window below encodes:
- the LOC138358256 gene encoding uncharacterized protein, which yields MICKELELNTGTTSKNIKYSIEAVADSIRHRKNLIATDAASSKMRSSLRHRNECDRKKLQGFIKIYNSENSEILSEKDAIEGILPWHNLLPHHSQNVSLAQKKKAVEDVELQKRSREEQQHTVQEMLHYLAYYKNKREILTEHTEELLCGIFPSYLSKDPNKYTIEEKHLSTKNKSGILALLKQGQKLCSDKLSDAKRLFGYQEEDVDVSEPYLELCDSEDDDDDEDEELLLN from the exons atgatttgtaaggagttagagttaaacactggaacaacctcgaagaacataaaatattctatcgaggcagttgcagactctatcaggcatcgcaaaaatctgattgccactgatgcag catccagtaaaatgcgctcttcactccggcacagaaatgagtgtgataggaaaaagcttcaaggcttcataaaaatctacaatagtgaaaactctgaaattctcagtgaaaaggatgcaatagaaggtatcctgccatggcacaatttattgcctcatcatagccaaaatg tgtcccttgctcaaaaaaagaaggcagtagaagatgtggagcttcagaagagatccagagaagagcaacaacacactgttcaagaaatgctgcattatctcgcatattacaagaataagagagagattttaaccgaacatactgaagagttgttatgtggaatttttccttcatatctaagcaag gatcctaacaagtacactattgaagagaagcacctatcaaccaaaaataagagtggaatcttggctcttttgaagcaagggcaaaagttgtgttctgacaagctgagtgatgcaaagcgtttatttggataccaggaagaggatgttgatgtttccgagccctaccttgagctttgtgacagtgaagatgatgatgatgatgaagatgaagaattactactaaactga